Below is a genomic region from Delftia tsuruhatensis.
GCCCAGGAGGTCCGCCAGGCGGAAATCGCCGCCAAATCCGTGGTCATGGGCTTGCGTGAAGCCTGGCGCCGCTGGTGCGATGGACGCGAGGTGGAGGATCTTCGCGTCAGCTATCAGGATCTTGGGTTGGAGCCCCCCAAGCCGCTGGGGCTGTGATGATGATGCCTTGAGCGCCAAGCTCACGAGAGCGGCGCGCGCCCAGCATGGACCTGCGCTCCATGTTGGGCGCGCGCCGGTTTCTTTTGGGGCTTACATGCAAGAAGCGGCGGGGGATGAGGGGGAGGAAAAAAATCCTCAAGTCCGCTTGGATGGTGCCGAAAAGCAGCTCAGTAGATGGAGCAAACATCTTGAGTTCCGCCAAAGGCAAGACGTCGATGGTGGGTTGATTGGACCGGCGCCGCTTGCAAAGCATGGGTGGTTTGCTGGATTTCATACAGATATCACTAAGGAGCTGCCGCCATGGCCATGACCATCAACACCAACATGCAATCGCTCAATGCCCAGCGCAATCTGAGCACCACCCAGGGCCTGCTGTCCACCACCATGCAGCGCCTGTCCTCGGGCCTGCGCGTGAACAGCGCCAAGGACGACGCGGCGGGTCTGGCGATCGCCGAGCGCATGAACGCCCAGGTCAAGGGCATGAACGTGGCGGCGCGCAACGCCAACGACGGCATCTCGCTGGCGCAGACGGCGGAAGGCGCGCTGGGCAAGATCACGGAAAACCTGCAACGCATGCGTGAACTGGGCGTGCAGGCGGCCAACGGCACCAACGGCACCAAGGACCGTGCGGCGCTTGACAAGGAGTACAAGGCGCTGGCCGCTGAAATCGGCCGCGTCATTGAAAATACCGAGTTCAACGGCAAGAAGCTGCTCAACTCCGATGCGCCGACAAGCTTTGTTTTCCAGGTGGGCGCCAATACCGCTGGCGACAACCAGATCACCGTGAACGTGGCTACGAATGCCCTGGCTGGATTGAACAATTCGACGGACACTCTGGGCGCGGATGAAACGACCGCCAAGGCTGCAATGACTGCCATCGACACCGCGCTGGATACCGTCAGTGGCATGCGTGCCGACTACGGCGCGGCGCAAAACCGCTTCGAAGCCACGATCGCCAACCTGCAGGTGGCTTCGGAAAACACTGCGGCAGCCCGTGGCCGCATCATGGATGCCGACTTCGCTGGTGAAACCTCGAACCTGAGCCGCGCCCAGATCCTGCAACAGGCGGGCACGGCCATGGTGGCCCAGGCCAACCAACTGCCCCAGGGCGTGCTGGCCCTGCTGCGCTGAGCCTGGCCGGGCCTGCCCCGGAGGACGATGGAAGGCAGCGTGCTGGATGCACGCTGCCTTTTTGCTTTCCGCGGTACGGGCACCTCGCGGTGCCCTGTCTGCCTGTGCAGGGCGGTGGCCCATGGGGCGAAAAACTTCTTTAAAAAAAATTCAAGTCCTGCAGGCCAATGTCGAAATTCCAATCAGCAGATGGATGAAACATCCTGAGCCCCCTCCAACAGCTCTTGCGATTTCTGACTACGAAGCAAGCCGCTGATGGCAGGTTGATTGGGTTGGCAAGGTTCGCCTGGCATGGGGCCTGGCGACCGAGATGACCCGGTTTCACACAGATTTCACTGAGGAGCTGCCACCATGGCCATGACCATCAACACCAACATGCAATCGCTCAATGCCCAGCGCAACCTGAGCACCACCCAGGGCCTGCTGTCCACTACCATGCAGCGCCTGTCCTCGGGCCTGCGCGTGAACAGCGCCAAGGACGACGCGGCGGGTCTGGCGATCGCCGAGCGCATGAACGCCCAGGTCAAGGGCATGAACGTGGCAGCGCGCAACGCCAACGACGGCATCTCGCTGGCGCAGACGGCGGAAGGCGCGCTGGGCAAGATCACGGAAAACCTGCAGCGCATGCGTGAACTGGGCGTGCAGGCGGCCAACGGCACCAACGGCACCAAGGACCGTGCGGCGCTGGACAAGGAATACAGTGCATTGGCCGCTGAAATCGGCCGTATCACGGCGAACACGGAATTCAACGGCAAGAAGCTGCTGAATGCGGATGCCAGCTTCACCTTCCAGGTGGGTGCGAACACTGCCACCGACAATCAGATCTCCGTTGTGGTCTCTTCTGCCACCAGCCTGACCAGCCTGAGCGCCTCCACTGCGACACTGGGTACCGTCGAGTCCGCTGCGCTGGCCCAGGTCGATGCCATCGACTCGGCGCTGGACAACATCAACGGCATGCGTGCCGACTACGGCGCGGCGCAGAACCGCTTCGAAGCCACGATCGCCAATCTGCAGGTGGCCTCGGAAAATACCGCAGCGGCCCGTGGCCGCATCATGGATGCCGACTTTGCCGGCGAAACCTCGAACCTGAGCCGTGCCCAGATCCTGCAACAGGCTGGCACTGCCATGGTGGCCCAGGCCAACCAGCTGCCCCAGGGCGTGCTGGCCCTGCTGCGCTGAGTCAGGCAGGTGCTGCAAATGCGAGAGCAGTGCTCTGTTTCCAGGAGTTGATGGCGCTCTCGCAGCGGACCATCCAGGCGGCCAGCTTCATGCTGGCCGTTTTTTTTCGGGCGAAGAGGGCCTGGTGAGGGGCTTGGTGGTGATGCAGGGGCCGGGATCGGTGCCCCAAAAAAACACTTAAGTGTTCCGATGAAGTGCCGAAAAACCATTCAGCAGATGGATGAAGCATCCTTAACCCTGAAAGCACGGCGCCCGCAGGGCAAGTGCTTGTCAGCCGACGGATAGGGTTGCTGCATGCGCCAGGTGATTGTCACGGACCTGGTTTTGTACAGATTTGACTGAGGAGTTGCCGCCATGGCCATGACCATCAACACCAACATGCAATCGCTCAATGCCCAGCGCAACCTGAGCACCACCCAGGGCCTGCTGTCCACCACCATGCAGCGCCTGTCCTCGGGCCTGCGCGTGAACAGCGCCAAGGACGACGCGGCGGGTCTGGCGATCGCCGAGCGCATGAACGCCCAGGTCAAGGGCATGAACGTGGCGGCGCGCAACGCCAACGATGGCATCTCGCTGGCGCAGACGGCGGAAGGCGCGCTGGGCAAGATCACGGAAAACCTGCAGCGCATGCGTGAACTGGGCGTGCAGGCGGCCAACGGCACCAACGGCACCAAGGACCGTGCGGCGCTGGACAAGGAATACAGTGCATTGGCCGCTGAAATCGGCCGTATCACGGCGAACACGGAATTCAACGGCAAGAAGCTGCTGAATGCAGATGCCAGCTTCACTTTCCAGGTGGGAGCCAATACCGCAGCCGACAACCAGATCAATGTGGTGGTGTCCTCGGCAACCAGCCTTGGCAGCCTGAGTGACTCCACGGCAAGCCTGGGCTCGGTCGAATCCGCAGCGCTGGCCCAGGTCAACGCCATCGACTCGGCGCTGGACAACATCAACGGCATGCGTGCCGACTACGGCGCGGCGCAGAACCGCTTCGAAGCCACGATCGCCAACCTGCAGGTGGCTTCGGAAAACACTGCGGCAGCCCGTGGCCGCATCATGGATGCCGACTTCGCTGGTGAAACCTCGAACCTGAGCCGCGCCCAGATCCTGCAACAGGCGGGCACGGCCATGGTGGCCCAGGCCAACCAGCTGCCCCAGGGCGTTCTGGCTCTGCTGCGCTGAGGATGCTGCGCCGCCGCGCAGCGGCGCCTCGACAAATGCAAAAACCCGGCTTTGCCGGGTTTTTGCATTGGCACGCGGTCTTACAGCCGGAAGTACTGCCTGGCGAGATCGCGGATCTCATCCTCGTCGCGCGCGCTGTTGCTGGCGATGGCCCAGATGTCAAAGGACTCGGGACGTGCAACGGACGCCACGATCGGGAAGCCTGCGGCGCGCAATGCATCGTTCATGGTCTTGTCCGTGAAGCCGCAGCGGTGCGACATGTAGAGATTGCCCTGGGCCATGGAGGTGCGCAGGCCGTACAGGATGTCCAGGGGGCTGATGGGGCCGGCCGGCGAAACATAGGCCGGGTCCGTCAACTGGCCATTGGCCACCAGGGCGCAGACCGACTGCAGGTCGGGACAGGTGATGATGGCGAAGCCATCGGGTTTGAGCACACGCCGGAACTCGGCGAGGGCCAGCGGGACCTCGTGCGGATACAGGTGCTCGATGTTGTGGCTGGAGTAGATGGCGTCGATGGAAGCGTCCGCCACGGCGGACATGTTGGTCATGGTGCCGATGAGGTCGGGTTCCACGCGCGCATCGATGTCCAGCCGCAGTTCCTGCCAGTCATCGGTCTGGAAGCCGGGGGAGGTGGAGGACTTGCGTTGCGGGCCGCATCCAACGTGCAAAAGGGTTCGGGTCATGGGGTGAGCGCGCCGGGGCGCAGGAGGTGAAAGTGCGCACCTAGAGTAACCATGCGGGGGTGGCGGAATGACGCGAATTGGGGGGGGATGCCCGTTTTTATCGCTGCTTTGGGCTCATGCCTCGTCGGGACAATGCATGGCATCAGATTGGCGGAGCTAGGCGGTGTCTGGCGTGCTGTCTGACGTTCGGTGGCCTGTGGTCACGGAGCGGCTAGCCATTGTCCATGCCTAACGAGGAGCTGCCCTATGGCATCCACCATCAATACCAATCTCATTTCGCTGAACGCGCAACGCAACCTCAACACGTCGCAGTCCTCCCTGTCCACCACCATGCAGCGCCTGTCCTCGGGTCTGCGGGTGAACAGTGCCAAGGACGATGCGGCGGGTCTGGCGATCGCCGAGCGCATGAATGCCCAGGTGCGCGGCATGAATGTGGCCATGCGCAATGCCAATGATGGCATCTCCATGGCGCAGACGGCCGAAGGCGCATTGAGCAAGATCGGCGACAACCTCCAGCGCATGCGTGAGCTGGCCGTGCAGGCGGCCAACGATACCAACGGGAGCAATGACCGCGCTTCTCTGGACAAGGAGTATCAGCAGCTGGCCCAGGAAATTGCCCGTGTGGTCTCCAGTACGCAGTTCAATGGTCGCCAACTGCTGAACACCAGTGCCGTCGCCGTATTCCAGGTGGGCGCGAATGTGGGCACCGACAACCAGATTCAGCTGGATGCAGTGAATCTCGCAACCGCGACTACCGATGGGGGCCTGGGCGTGACCCAGGCGACCGTAGGGGCTGGCGCCAATACGCGCGTGGTCGATACCTTGGATGGCGCTCTTGGCTCGCTGAAGAGCACTGGCACCGACGCAGGTGCGGCCAGGAGCTCCATGGCCGCAATCGACAAGGCACTGGATGAGGTCAACAACACCCGCGCCACCTTTGGTGCAGCCCAGAACCGCTTCGAAGCCGTGATTGCCAACCTGCAGGTTGCCGCGGAAAATACGGCGGCCTCGCGCTCGCGCATCATGGATGCGGACTTTGCGGCCGAAACCGCCAACCTGAGCCGCACGCAGATCCTGCAGCAGGCCGGCACGGCCATGGTGGCGCAGGCCAACCAGTTGCCCCAGTCGGTGCTCAAGCTGATCCAGTAAAAAACGCGAAAACCGGCGGCATGGCCTCAAGTTCGGGGCAGAGATGCCGAAGCATTGGTGGTGGGGCTCCTTGCATGCCGCGCGGCTTGCGCGCGCCCTGGGAGCCTTGCGCGCTGGTGCGGCGCAGGCGCGAGGCCCGTAGCACGAAAAAGGAGTACGTGATGGCATTGACAGCAGCGGGGATCGGCAGCGGCCTGAATGTGGAATCGATGATTTCGCAGCTGGTGACACTGCAAAAGCAGCCTCTGGTGCAGTTGCAGACGGCTGCATCTTCCCTAGACACCAAGATATCGACCGTCGGCAGCATCAAGTCGCTCATGTCGACTCTGTCCGATTCGGCGCGCAAGCTGGCCGACAAGGATGCATGGGCACTGACGACGGCGACCGCGTCGAACACGGCGGTCTCCGTCAGCGTGACCGGTAGTGCGATGCCGGGCAGCACGCAGATCGATGTGGAGCAGGTGGCGCGCAACCAATCGCTGGCATCAAAAAGCTTTGCCGCCGCATCCAGCTTCGGTCCTGGGGCATTGAAGTTCACCATGGATGGAAAGACCACCGAGGTCCAGATCAGCGAATCGATGACCATGGACAAGGTGGTAGCGGCCATCAACGCCAAGCAGGGTGACAGCGGCGTGGTGGCCTCCGTCATCAAAGATGCGAACGGCGAGCGCTTGCTCATGCGCTCGAAGAACTCTGGTGCGGCGGCCGAATTCACCGTCGAGGTGACGGGCGCAGATGCCAATCTGTCTTCCCTGGCCTATGCGGGGCAGGCGGACAACGGCAACACCAGCAACGGCGGCGTGGTTCAACTGGCCCAGAACGCCAAGGCCACGGTCAACGGCATCAAGGTGGAATCGGCGACGAATGAGTTCAAGGACACCATCCCCGGTTTGAGCTTCACGGTCAATCAGGCCACCAAGACCGGCGAACCCACGCTGCTGACTGTGGTTTCCGATACCGAGGGCATGAAGAAGAACATCCAGGCCTTCATGGATGCCTACAACGCCATCAGCGACAAACTCGTGGCGGCCACCAAGTACGATGCCGAGAGCAAGACCGCCGGCGTCATGCAGGGTGACTCCACCATGGTCGGTCTGACCAACGGCCTGCGCGAGGTGCTTGCCTCCCAGATCGGCGGCATCAACCTGTCGGATCTGGGTATCCAGCTGGGCAAGGGCGGCAAGCTGTCGTTCGGTACGCTGGCCAAGGACAAGTCCAATCTGGAAGCGGCTCTGAAGGACCCGAGCAAGCTGGCACAGGTCTTTGCATCGGAAGGCGAGGCCGACAAGCCCGAGACCAAGGGGCTGGCCGTCCGGATGAAGGAGTATGCCGACAAGGTGCTGGAATTCGATACCGGGGTCTTCGATGCCAAGACCAAGGGCCTGCAGCAGCTCAAGAAGGACAACACCAAGGCCCAGGATCGCGTCAATGAGCGCGCTGAAGCCTTCGAGCAGCGCATGCGTGCACAGTATGCGGCGCTGGACAAGAAGATGGGATCGAGCTCGGTGCTCAGCTCGTACCTGTCGCAGCAAGTGAGCCAGTGGAACAGATAAGCCGTGTGCTTCTTGGTTGGGACGGACTGACCACCAGGCTTGTCCGGCATGCAGGGCGAGGCTTCAGTTTCTCGCCGGAATGCCGAAAATCATGGCAACAAGACACCAAGGAACACTGGAATGAATTCGATGTTCAACCGCCGTGGGGCTAGCGCTTACAACCAGGTAGGTGTTCAGTCGGTTGTGAATGGAGCTTCCCCCCATATGCTGATTCAGCTGCTGTTCAATGCACTGGATGCGTCGCTGAATGCCGCCAAGGGCGCCATGCAGCGCGGCAGCATTGAGGAAAAAGGTATCCAGATCGGCAAGGCGGTGCGCATCCTGGAAGAAGGCCTCAAAGCTGCCGTGGATGTGGAGCAGGGTGGGGAGCTGGCCCAGAACCTGATCACGGTCTATGACTACAGCATCACACAACTGACATTCGCCAACCTGCGCAACGATGTGCAGTTGCTGCAATCGGTCCAGGACGTGCTGGCTCCGATCGCGCAAGGCTGGAGCGACATCGCCGACACACCAGCCGTTGCCGGGACATAGAAATGGAGTTGACATTGATTGACTTTTACCGTGCCATAGAAGACAGCAGCGCCAAGATGCTGCAGGCCGCACAGAACAAGGATTGGGAGGGGGTGACGCGCTACGAGGGGACTTGCGCCGTGCTGATCGAGCAGCTGCGGCTCAAGGCCCAGGACGAGCCGCTGGCGCCCGAGCAGCGCAAGGAGAAGGCTCGCATCATGCAGCGCATCCTGCGCAACGATGCCCAGATCCGCACGCTGGCCGAGCCCTGGCTGGCGCAGTTCGAGCACATGTTCGACGGCCAGCCCCATGCCAT
It encodes:
- a CDS encoding flagellin domain-containing protein, with translation MAMTINTNMQSLNAQRNLSTTQGLLSTTMQRLSSGLRVNSAKDDAAGLAIAERMNAQVKGMNVAARNANDGISLAQTAEGALGKITENLQRMRELGVQAANGTNGTKDRAALDKEYKALAAEIGRVIENTEFNGKKLLNSDAPTSFVFQVGANTAGDNQITVNVATNALAGLNNSTDTLGADETTAKAAMTAIDTALDTVSGMRADYGAAQNRFEATIANLQVASENTAAARGRIMDADFAGETSNLSRAQILQQAGTAMVAQANQLPQGVLALLR
- a CDS encoding flagellar protein FliT; this encodes MELTLIDFYRAIEDSSAKMLQAAQNKDWEGVTRYEGTCAVLIEQLRLKAQDEPLAPEQRKEKARIMQRILRNDAQIRTLAEPWLAQFEHMFDGQPHAMH
- the fliD gene encoding flagellar filament capping protein FliD, encoding MDGKTTEVQISESMTMDKVVAAINAKQGDSGVVASVIKDANGERLLMRSKNSGAAAEFTVEVTGADANLSSLAYAGQADNGNTSNGGVVQLAQNAKATVNGIKVESATNEFKDTIPGLSFTVNQATKTGEPTLLTVVSDTEGMKKNIQAFMDAYNAISDKLVAATKYDAESKTAGVMQGDSTMVGLTNGLREVLASQIGGINLSDLGIQLGKGGKLSFGTLAKDKSNLEAALKDPSKLAQVFASEGEADKPETKGLAVRMKEYADKVLEFDTGVFDAKTKGLQQLKKDNTKAQDRVNERAEAFEQRMRAQYAALDKKMGSSSVLSSYLSQQVSQWNR
- the fliS gene encoding flagellar export chaperone FliS, translating into MNSMFNRRGASAYNQVGVQSVVNGASPHMLIQLLFNALDASLNAAKGAMQRGSIEEKGIQIGKAVRILEEGLKAAVDVEQGGELAQNLITVYDYSITQLTFANLRNDVQLLQSVQDVLAPIAQGWSDIADTPAVAGT
- a CDS encoding flagellin domain-containing protein gives rise to the protein MAMTINTNMQSLNAQRNLSTTQGLLSTTMQRLSSGLRVNSAKDDAAGLAIAERMNAQVKGMNVAARNANDGISLAQTAEGALGKITENLQRMRELGVQAANGTNGTKDRAALDKEYSALAAEIGRITANTEFNGKKLLNADASFTFQVGANTAADNQINVVVSSATSLGSLSDSTASLGSVESAALAQVNAIDSALDNINGMRADYGAAQNRFEATIANLQVASENTAAARGRIMDADFAGETSNLSRAQILQQAGTAMVAQANQLPQGVLALLR
- a CDS encoding flagellin domain-containing protein, whose protein sequence is MAMTINTNMQSLNAQRNLSTTQGLLSTTMQRLSSGLRVNSAKDDAAGLAIAERMNAQVKGMNVAARNANDGISLAQTAEGALGKITENLQRMRELGVQAANGTNGTKDRAALDKEYSALAAEIGRITANTEFNGKKLLNADASFTFQVGANTATDNQISVVVSSATSLTSLSASTATLGTVESAALAQVDAIDSALDNINGMRADYGAAQNRFEATIANLQVASENTAAARGRIMDADFAGETSNLSRAQILQQAGTAMVAQANQLPQGVLALLR
- a CDS encoding class I SAM-dependent methyltransferase, with amino-acid sequence MTRTLLHVGCGPQRKSSTSPGFQTDDWQELRLDIDARVEPDLIGTMTNMSAVADASIDAIYSSHNIEHLYPHEVPLALAEFRRVLKPDGFAIITCPDLQSVCALVANGQLTDPAYVSPAGPISPLDILYGLRTSMAQGNLYMSHRCGFTDKTMNDALRAAGFPIVASVARPESFDIWAIASNSARDEDEIRDLARQYFRL
- a CDS encoding flagellin domain-containing protein → MASTINTNLISLNAQRNLNTSQSSLSTTMQRLSSGLRVNSAKDDAAGLAIAERMNAQVRGMNVAMRNANDGISMAQTAEGALSKIGDNLQRMRELAVQAANDTNGSNDRASLDKEYQQLAQEIARVVSSTQFNGRQLLNTSAVAVFQVGANVGTDNQIQLDAVNLATATTDGGLGVTQATVGAGANTRVVDTLDGALGSLKSTGTDAGAARSSMAAIDKALDEVNNTRATFGAAQNRFEAVIANLQVAAENTAASRSRIMDADFAAETANLSRTQILQQAGTAMVAQANQLPQSVLKLIQ